The Microbulbifer sp. YPW1 genome contains a region encoding:
- a CDS encoding ABC transporter ATP-binding protein/permease, whose product MPRPKSAVALEDVHWSALKTLFPYLLEFKRPVLLALLCLVGAKAASVGLPFILKHIVDDLDSAGGAAAAIALPLGLLLAYGFVRFSSVLFGELRDTIFGRVTERAQRRVGLEVFRHLHRLDLDYHLNRRTGGLSRDIERGNSGIGFLMRFMVFNIVPTLVEILMVVGLLWWNYSISFALLVMGAVVVYIGFSVVATEWRTHFVRALNQAESQSSSRAVDSLLNYETVKYFGNEKHEADHYDRELAEWERARRQNRLSLFGLNAGQALIIAAAMCGAMVMAAVNVTRGSMTIGDFVLINAVMMQIFIPLNFLGFVYREMKGALANIEKMFSILDVKPAIEDQREAGQLAMEQGAIEFRDVHFGYTPEREILKGVSFSVLPRQKVAIVGASGAGKSTLFKLLFRFYDVDSGSVLVDGQDIREVSQDSLRRAIGVVPQDTVLFNQSILENVRYGRVDASDEEVLEAIRHAQLDSFIAQLPEGVDTTVGERGLKLSGGEKQRVAIARALLKHPPIMVFDEATSSLDSRSEQGILRALQEISREQTTLVIAHRLSTIVDADTILVMDQGRVVEQGDHATLIAAQGHYAALWQMQQREKALDAEPLSP is encoded by the coding sequence ATGCCGAGACCGAAGTCCGCCGTTGCTCTGGAAGACGTCCACTGGAGCGCCCTCAAAACCCTGTTTCCCTACCTTCTGGAATTCAAGCGCCCGGTGCTGCTGGCACTGCTGTGCCTGGTGGGCGCCAAGGCCGCCAGCGTGGGCCTGCCATTTATTCTCAAGCATATTGTCGATGACCTGGACAGCGCCGGCGGCGCTGCAGCGGCCATTGCACTGCCGCTCGGGCTGCTGCTGGCCTATGGCTTCGTGCGTTTCTCATCGGTTCTGTTTGGCGAGCTGCGGGATACCATCTTTGGTCGCGTGACCGAGCGCGCCCAGCGCCGTGTGGGACTGGAAGTGTTTCGCCACCTGCACCGACTCGACCTGGACTATCACCTTAACCGCCGCACCGGCGGACTCTCCCGGGATATCGAGCGCGGCAACTCGGGCATCGGATTTCTGATGCGCTTTATGGTGTTCAATATTGTGCCCACCCTGGTGGAAATCCTGATGGTGGTAGGCCTGCTGTGGTGGAATTACAGCATCAGCTTTGCGCTGCTGGTGATGGGTGCGGTGGTTGTGTATATCGGCTTTTCCGTCGTCGCGACCGAGTGGCGCACCCATTTTGTCCGCGCCTTGAACCAGGCCGAGTCCCAGAGCAGTAGTCGCGCGGTGGACAGCCTGTTGAACTATGAAACCGTCAAATATTTTGGCAATGAAAAGCACGAGGCGGATCACTACGACCGGGAGCTGGCGGAGTGGGAGCGCGCGCGCCGGCAAAACCGGCTGTCGCTATTTGGCTTGAACGCCGGGCAGGCGTTGATTATTGCCGCCGCCATGTGTGGCGCCATGGTGATGGCCGCGGTCAATGTCACCCGTGGCAGCATGACCATCGGTGACTTTGTGCTGATCAATGCGGTGATGATGCAGATCTTTATTCCGCTGAATTTTCTGGGCTTTGTCTACCGGGAAATGAAGGGAGCCCTGGCTAATATCGAAAAAATGTTTTCCATCCTCGACGTCAAACCGGCGATCGAAGATCAGCGGGAAGCCGGGCAGCTCGCCATGGAGCAGGGCGCCATCGAATTCCGCGATGTGCATTTCGGTTACACCCCTGAGCGGGAGATTCTAAAAGGGGTGAGTTTTAGCGTATTACCGCGGCAGAAAGTGGCCATCGTCGGAGCCAGTGGCGCCGGCAAGTCGACACTGTTCAAACTGTTGTTCCGTTTCTACGATGTGGATAGCGGCAGCGTGCTGGTGGATGGCCAGGATATTCGCGAGGTCAGCCAGGATTCCCTGCGTCGCGCCATTGGCGTGGTGCCCCAGGACACGGTGCTGTTCAATCAGTCGATCCTGGAAAACGTGCGCTACGGCCGTGTGGATGCCTCTGACGAGGAGGTGCTGGAGGCCATTCGTCACGCCCAGCTGGACAGCTTTATTGCACAGCTGCCCGAGGGCGTTGATACCACCGTTGGCGAGCGCGGGCTGAAGCTGTCCGGCGGTGAGAAGCAGCGTGTGGCTATTGCCCGCGCGCTGCTCAAGCACCCGCCGATCATGGTGTTCGATGAGGCAACCTCAAGCCTCGACAGCCGCTCTGAGCAGGGCATTCTGCGCGCATTGCAGGAGATCTCCCGCGAGCAGACCACCCTGGTGATCGCCCACCGGCTGTCCACCATTGTGGATGCCGATACGATTCTGGTGATGGACCAGGGACGTGTGGTGGAGCAGGGCGATCACGCAACCCTGATCGCCGCGCAGGGGCACTACGCGGCCCTGTGGCAGATGCAGCAGCGGGAAAAGGCGCTGGACGCCGAGCCGCTATCGCCCTGA
- a CDS encoding efflux RND transporter permease subunit yields MISATFIRRPRFALVISILISLAGVLCLPLLPIAQYPDIAPPTVVVSASYPGASAEVMRDSVAEPIEAQVNGVEGMQYMSSTSSNDGTYSLTVTFDSGYDGDIAQVNVQNRVQQATPSLPDEVTRSGVTVQKQSNTILMVINLISKEDKFDTLFLANYGDIFIKDELARVDGVSNVEILGAQQYAMRLWLNPDKMAALDVTANDVISVVRQQNLQVAAGKIGAPPIKQDQQFQYTVIAKGRLESVEEFENISIRSRPDGGIVRMRDVARVELGSASYSAYGELDGKPSAVIAVYQLPDANALDVADKIRARVEELSKRFPEGLESEITYDTTLFVRASIAEVVETLVIALLLVILVVFVFLQDWRATLIPSIAIPVSLVGTFAVMYALGMTINTVTLFALILAIGIVVDDAIIVVENTQRLLGDGLPPKEAAMESMREVTGPVIATTAVLFSVFVPVMLMPGLTGKMYQQFAMTIAISVFISSINALTLSPALSAILLRAPEGGDGEKRHGIFGFFNRFLHRATNLYTAIVQFCVRRPLLGLASIVGAGALCFWLFAVVPSGFIPNEDQGYFMMNVQLPDGASLKRTSPVVSKLSAEIRKMDGVAHVTSVPGFSLLSNSLASNTAFMIVILDPWEERTTPELNQFVILQKVQKLGAMVPEAQVQAFPVPALPGLGTIGGFEYVLEDLEGRDIQELAGVLYALLGAANQRAEIAQAFTTYQAASPQLELKVDKDKAHILGLPLSDVYLTLQTYLGSYYINDFNRFGKVFKVMAQADAQYRDSEEDLAGFFVRANSGGLVPVSSVAEVEPIVAPQTVQRYNLYNSITINGAAAPGHSSGEAMRAMEELGNQLPGGYGFEWTGASLEEISAGNLAPILFSLAILFAYLFLVAQYESWSIPIAVLLAIPVAIFGGLFASFVMGHDSNLYTQIGLVLLIAMAAKTAILMVEFAMLQRDSGLSIEESALQATRLRFRAVLMTSLAFVLGIFPLVVATGAGAASRVSLGLAVFGGMLAASILSTFLVPIYFALIQSFREKVRGGYKPMDKGNDSNTAAVSNKPT; encoded by the coding sequence GTGATAAGCGCAACGTTTATCCGCCGCCCGCGCTTTGCGCTGGTGATCTCCATTCTTATCTCGCTGGCCGGGGTACTTTGCCTGCCGTTACTTCCGATCGCCCAGTACCCGGATATCGCGCCGCCGACGGTGGTGGTGTCTGCCAGTTATCCGGGGGCGAGTGCGGAGGTGATGCGGGATAGCGTGGCCGAGCCCATCGAAGCGCAGGTGAACGGTGTGGAGGGGATGCAGTATATGTCCTCCACCAGCAGTAACGACGGCACTTATAGCCTCACGGTGACCTTCGATAGTGGATACGACGGCGATATCGCCCAGGTCAACGTGCAGAATCGCGTACAGCAGGCAACCCCGAGCCTGCCGGATGAAGTCACACGCAGCGGCGTTACCGTACAGAAGCAATCGAACACCATCCTGATGGTGATCAACCTGATCTCGAAAGAAGATAAATTCGATACGCTGTTTCTGGCGAACTACGGCGACATCTTTATCAAGGATGAGCTGGCCAGGGTGGACGGCGTCAGTAATGTCGAAATACTGGGGGCACAGCAATATGCCATGCGCCTGTGGCTGAACCCGGACAAAATGGCTGCGCTGGACGTCACTGCCAATGATGTCATCTCCGTGGTCCGGCAGCAGAACCTGCAGGTGGCCGCAGGCAAAATCGGTGCGCCGCCGATCAAACAGGATCAGCAGTTCCAGTACACCGTGATTGCCAAGGGGCGACTGGAGAGCGTCGAGGAGTTTGAAAATATCAGCATCCGTTCGCGTCCCGATGGCGGCATCGTGCGCATGCGGGATGTGGCCCGGGTAGAACTCGGAAGCGCCAGTTACAGTGCCTATGGCGAGCTGGACGGAAAGCCGTCAGCGGTTATTGCGGTGTACCAGCTGCCGGATGCGAATGCACTGGATGTGGCAGATAAAATCCGCGCGCGGGTGGAAGAACTTTCCAAGCGCTTTCCCGAAGGCCTGGAGTCGGAAATCACTTACGACACCACTCTATTCGTACGCGCATCAATTGCGGAAGTCGTGGAAACCCTGGTCATCGCGTTGCTGCTGGTCATCCTGGTGGTGTTTGTCTTTCTGCAGGACTGGCGTGCAACCCTGATTCCGTCTATCGCCATACCGGTCTCGCTGGTGGGCACATTTGCGGTGATGTACGCCCTGGGCATGACCATCAATACGGTCACCCTGTTTGCGTTGATTCTCGCCATCGGGATTGTTGTGGACGATGCCATCATCGTGGTGGAGAACACCCAGCGACTGTTGGGAGATGGGCTGCCACCCAAAGAGGCAGCCATGGAATCCATGCGCGAAGTGACGGGCCCGGTGATCGCCACTACCGCGGTGCTGTTTTCGGTGTTTGTGCCGGTGATGCTGATGCCGGGCCTCACCGGCAAGATGTACCAGCAATTCGCCATGACCATTGCCATCTCGGTATTTATTTCCAGTATCAATGCATTGACCCTGAGCCCCGCGTTGAGCGCGATCCTGTTGCGCGCCCCGGAGGGGGGCGACGGCGAAAAGCGCCACGGTATCTTCGGTTTTTTCAATCGCTTCCTGCACCGCGCCACCAATCTGTACACCGCGATTGTGCAATTCTGCGTGCGTCGCCCGCTACTCGGGTTGGCCTCGATTGTGGGTGCCGGCGCTCTGTGTTTCTGGCTGTTTGCGGTGGTGCCCTCAGGATTTATCCCGAATGAAGATCAGGGATATTTCATGATGAACGTGCAATTGCCGGATGGCGCCTCGTTAAAGCGCACGTCTCCCGTGGTCAGCAAGTTGAGTGCAGAAATCCGCAAAATGGACGGGGTCGCTCATGTCACGTCGGTGCCCGGGTTCAGCCTGCTCTCCAACAGCCTCGCTTCCAACACCGCTTTTATGATCGTGATACTGGATCCCTGGGAGGAGCGCACGACACCGGAACTCAACCAGTTTGTGATCCTGCAGAAGGTGCAGAAGCTGGGGGCGATGGTGCCGGAAGCGCAGGTACAGGCGTTCCCCGTCCCCGCATTGCCCGGGCTCGGGACCATCGGCGGTTTTGAGTATGTGCTGGAGGACCTGGAGGGGCGGGATATTCAGGAGCTGGCAGGCGTGCTGTATGCCCTGTTGGGGGCAGCCAATCAGCGAGCAGAGATTGCCCAGGCGTTCACCACCTATCAGGCGGCATCACCGCAACTGGAACTGAAGGTGGACAAGGACAAGGCGCATATCCTGGGGTTGCCACTATCCGATGTGTACCTGACGTTGCAGACGTATCTGGGCAGCTATTACATCAACGACTTCAATCGCTTTGGCAAGGTGTTCAAGGTGATGGCCCAGGCCGACGCGCAGTACCGGGATAGCGAGGAAGATCTTGCGGGCTTTTTTGTGCGCGCGAACAGTGGTGGCCTGGTGCCGGTCAGCTCGGTGGCCGAGGTAGAGCCCATCGTCGCGCCGCAAACAGTACAGCGCTACAACCTGTACAACAGCATTACGATCAATGGTGCCGCGGCGCCGGGACACTCCAGTGGTGAGGCTATGCGGGCTATGGAAGAGCTGGGTAACCAGTTACCCGGGGGCTACGGCTTTGAGTGGACGGGCGCCAGCCTGGAAGAAATCAGCGCAGGCAACCTGGCTCCGATCCTGTTCAGCCTGGCAATCCTGTTTGCCTACCTGTTTCTGGTGGCGCAGTACGAAAGCTGGAGTATTCCCATCGCCGTTCTGCTGGCGATTCCCGTCGCCATCTTTGGCGGTCTGTTCGCCAGTTTTGTGATGGGGCACGACAGCAACCTGTACACCCAGATCGGGCTGGTGCTGTTGATCGCGATGGCGGCGAAGACGGCGATTCTGATGGTGGAGTTCGCGATGCTGCAGCGGGACAGCGGCCTCTCCATAGAAGAATCTGCGCTGCAGGCGACCCGCCTGCGCTTCCGCGCGGTACTGATGACGTCGCTGGCGTTTGTTCTGGGGATCTTTCCGCTGGTGGTGGCTACGGGCGCAGGTGCCGCCAGTCGCGTATCCCTGGGGCTGGCAGTCTTCGGTGGCATGCTTGCTGCAAGCATTCTCTCGACTTTCCTGGTTCCCATTTATTTCGCGTTGATCCAGTCCTTTCGCGAAAAGGTGCGGGGCGGATACAAGCCGATGGATAAGGGGAACGATAGCAACACTGCGGCGGTCTCTAACAAGCCAACTTGA
- a CDS encoding CoA pyrophosphatase, giving the protein MLNIIEQKFAAVKDDLQARVPRGPDLHGHAAVLLALTDEPDPQVILTLRSQQLSSHSGEVSLPGGRWDETDPSLKFTALRETHEEIGLPASEVRVLGPLWTRATRWQVQVTPWLGVVPADAELTPNPGELDAIFRVPLSYFFDDPRVRTDRITIDQRRIYLPAYEYEGYEIWGFTAGVLTEFLVRVLDAPIGRRDDVPVRALS; this is encoded by the coding sequence ATGCTGAATATCATTGAACAGAAATTTGCTGCAGTGAAGGATGACCTGCAGGCACGCGTGCCCCGGGGCCCGGATCTGCACGGCCACGCGGCGGTATTGCTGGCGCTGACAGATGAGCCCGACCCGCAGGTCATCCTTACCCTGCGCTCCCAGCAGCTATCCAGCCACTCGGGCGAAGTCTCGCTCCCCGGTGGCCGCTGGGATGAAACCGACCCCTCCCTGAAATTCACCGCCCTGCGGGAAACCCACGAGGAAATCGGCCTGCCCGCGTCAGAGGTGCGAGTTCTCGGCCCCCTGTGGACCCGGGCCACGCGCTGGCAGGTACAGGTTACTCCCTGGTTGGGGGTGGTACCGGCAGATGCGGAGCTGACTCCCAATCCCGGGGAGCTGGATGCCATCTTCCGGGTGCCGTTGTCATACTTTTTTGATGATCCGCGCGTCCGTACCGACCGTATCACCATCGACCAGCGCCGGATCTATCTGCCTGCTTACGAATACGAGGGGTACGAAATCTGGGGCTTCACCGCCGGCGTGCTGACCGAGTTTCTGGTGCGGGTGCTGGATGCGCCGATCGGGCGGCGTGATGACGTGCCGGTCAGGGCGCTGAGCTGA